The genomic DNA CTTCGAGGCCCTTGCGGTCGAGCACCTTGATATGGCCGCGGCTATGATGAATCAGGCCTTCGTCGTGCAGTTTGCCGGCCGCCTCGGTGATGCCTTCACGACGCACGCCGAGCATGTCGGCGATCAGTTGCTGCGTGACCGTCAGATCGTTCGACGCCACTCGGTCCACTTCGATGAGCAGCCACCGGCACAGTTGCTTGTTGAGCGCGTGATGGCGATTGCACGCGGCGGTCTGGGCGACCTGGGTCAGAAGAGCGTGCATATACAGCAGCATCAGGCGGCGCAGAAAGTCGGAGCGCGAGAACTGCTGCTTGAGCGCCTGCGCGCTCATCCGGTAGGCGAAGCCCGCGCATTGCACCTGCACGCGGTTCGGCATGGTCTCGCCGCCCGTGAGGACCGGCACGCCGGTCATCCCTTCGCGGCCGACCGCGGCAATTTCGACGGAACTGCCGTCTTCCATCGTCGACAGCATCGAGATGAT from Paraburkholderia sp. HP33-1 includes the following:
- a CDS encoding Crp/Fnr family transcriptional regulator; its protein translation is MLTLQSDLHGNHLLGALPSHEWQALAPHLELVHLRTEQLLCDSGQRIHHVYFPTTAIISMLSTMEDGSSVEIAAVGREGMTGVPVLTGGETMPNRVQVQCAGFAYRMSAQALKQQFSRSDFLRRLMLLYMHALLTQVAQTAACNRHHALNKQLCRWLLIEVDRVASNDLTVTQQLIADMLGVRREGITEAAGKLHDEGLIHHSRGHIKVLDRKGLEARACECYGLVKREFDRLLPRLRQAETVE